From a region of the Triticum aestivum cultivar Chinese Spring chromosome 7D, IWGSC CS RefSeq v2.1, whole genome shotgun sequence genome:
- the LOC123168268 gene encoding LEAF RUST 10 DISEASE-RESISTANCEUS RECEPTOR-LIKE PROTEIN KINASE-like 2.8 — MDYASSETTVMPLDLLREITNDFSEERRIGSGSYGKVYLGVHQHGKRIAVKILYDMPGIDDEQFQNEFNNLTRLRHQNIVRLVGYCHNIQEIQVEYKGKLVLAEKTHRALCLEYMSNGSLDKYLSDECDRYDWQTGYGIIKGICQGLKYLHNELKPPIYHLDLKPANVLLDENMVPRIADFGMSRLFRDEKTRATNSSLGTIGYLPPEYICNNLISNKFDIFSLGVVIIKIMAGRAGYFNSANMSSQEFSNVVQLIWTNRLLETSNLRKAYSEQVKICIEIGLSCVQEDRHKRPTIQDIVDKLNATETECTYASRNDLSLMCQIIKDDDLEELRELSSIDYRIVYHGKWRGSDVAIKRTNRRCSSDRLRNEFWNEVSNHAGLHHPNVVAFYGIVLDGHGGSIATVTEYMVNGSLRTALWKNSKSLGRHKRLIIAMDAAFGMEYLHHKNIVHFDLKSDNLHVNLTDPRRPICKVGDLGLSKVKCQTLISCGVSGMLPWMAPELLNGTTSLVSEKVDVYSFGIVLWEILTGEEPYAGLHYGAILGGIVMNTLRPPVPDSCDPEWRSLMEQCWATEPLQRPSFTQIVARLRSMAAAKKAQPYGN; from the exons ATGGATTATGCAAGTTCAGAGACAACAGTTATGCCGCTAGATTTATTACGAGAAATTACTAATGATTTCTCCGAGGAGCGTAGGATTGGTAGCGGTTCCTATGGAAAGGTTTACCTG GGAGTGCATCAACATGGCAAAAGGATTGCTGTGAAGATACTCTATGACATGCCAGGAATTGATGATGAGCAGTTTCAGAATGAGTTTAACAATCTTACAAGGCTCAGACACCAAAATATTGTGCGATTAGTTGGCTATTGCCACAATATTCAGGAAATACAAGTAGAATACAAAGGTAAATTGGTTCTTGCTGAAAAGACACATAGAGCGCTCTGCTTGGAGTATATGTCTAATGGAAGCCTTGACAAGTATCTTTCTG ATGAGTGTGATAGATATGATTGGCAGACAGGCTATGGAATAATTAAGGGGATTTGCCAGGGTTTGAAATACCTCCACAATGAATTAAAACCTCCTATTTATCATTTGGATTTAAAACCAGCCAATGTATTACTGGATGAGAACATGGTTCCCAGAATCGCAGATTTTGGGATGTCAAGGCTCTTCAGAGATGAAAAAACACGAGCTACAAATAGTTCTTTAGGAACAAT TGGGTATTTACCGCCGGAATACATTTGCAATAATTTAATCTCAAATAAGTTCGACATATTCAGCTTGGGTGTTGTAATCATAAAGATAATGGCAGGACGTGCGGGCTACTTCAATAGCGCTAACATGTCTTCCCAGGAATTCAGTAATGTT GTGCAGTTAATCTGGACAAATAGGCTACTTGAAACATCAAACCTGAGGAAGGCATATTCCGAACAAGTAAAGATATGCATCGAAATAGGTTTAAGTTGTGTGCAGGAGGACCGACACAAAAGGCCAACTATACAGGATATTGTTGATAAACTGAATGCCACGGAAACAGAGTGTACTTATGCATCAAGAAATGACCTGTCGTTGATGTGCCAG ATTATAAAGGACGATGATCTCGAAGAGCTCCGAGAACTCAGTTCTATTGATTATAGAATTGTATATCACGGTAAATGGAGAGGCTCtgatgttgcaataaaaagaaccAATCGGCGATGTTCTTCCGACAGACTC CGGAATGAGTTTTGGAACGAAGTATCTAACCATGCAGGTCTACACCATCCCAATGTTGTGGCCTTTTATGGTATTGTTCTAGATGGACATGGGGGATCCATTGCCACAGTTACAGAATACATGGTTAATGGCTCACTTAGGACGGCTTTGTGGAAGAATTCCAA GAGCCTTGGCCGACACAAGAGATTAATTATAGCCATGGATGCAGCTTTTGGAATGGAGTACTTGCATCACAAAAACATAGTGCACTTTGACCTCAAAAGTGACAATTTACATGTTAATTTAACGGATCCACGACGCCCAATATGCAAG GTTGGTGATCTTGGACTTTCCAAAGTAAAGTGCCAGACGCTCATCTCTTGTGGTGTGAGTGGAATGCTTCCATGGATGGCCCCAGAACTTCTGAATGGGACTACCAGCTTGGTCTCTGAAAAG GTTGACGTCTACTCTTTTGGGATTGTTCTGTGGGAAATCCTCACGGGAGAAGAGCCATATGCAGGTTTACATTACGGTGCTATTCTTG GTGGTATTGTGATGAACACTCTGCGGCCGCCGGTGCCTGACTCATGTGACCCAGAGTGGAGATCTCTGATGGAGCAATGCTGGGCGACAGAACCATTACAACGCCCAAGCTTTACCCAGATTGTTGCTAGATTGCGCTCCATGGCTGCAGCCAAGAAGGCGCAGCCCTACGGTAACTGA